In one window of Oryza sativa Japonica Group chromosome 9, ASM3414082v1 DNA:
- the LOC4347626 gene encoding BAG family molecular chaperone regulator 2: MMRAKAKGTFPPAAAAMKESSAPPPPAAAAAAAREDEWEVRPGGMLVQKRSPDGDAPAAPVPTIRVKVKFNGVYHEIYINSQASFGELKKQLSAPTGLHPEDQKIVYKDKERDSKAFLDMAGVKDRSKMVLLEDPTAQAKRLLEQRRTDKAERAAKSISRISLDVDKLATKVTALEAIVGKGGRVVDADVVTLTEALMNELVKLDAIAAEGEVKVQRRMQEKRVQKYVESLDAIRAKNAASHNKASGNGHAKPRAPHLPPPVSQRRQFQAPPPAAPTTTKTAAAPAPPPTASWESFDLLSSMPSTSSSTVTTTMAAATTTTTTSPIPRFDWELF, translated from the exons ATGATGCGCGCCAAGGCGAAAGGTACAttcccaccggcggcggcggcgatgaaggAGAGctctgctcctccgccgcctgctgctgcggcggcggcggcgagggaggatgAGTGGGAGGTGCGGCCAGGTGGGATGCTGGTGCAGAAGAGGAGCCCGGACGGCGACGCCCCGGCCGCGCCCGTGCCCACCATCCGCGTCAAGGTCAAGTTCAACGGCGTCTACCACGAGATCTACATCAACTCGCAGGCGTCCTTCG GTGAGCTGAAGAAGCAGCTGTCGGCGCCGACGGGGCTGCACCCGGAGGACCAGAAGATCGTTTACAAGGACAAGGAGAGGGACTCCAAGGCGTTCCTCGACATGGCCGGCGTCAAGGACCGCTCCAAGATGGTGCTCCTCGAGGACCCAACGGCGCAGGCCAAGCGCCTCCTCGAGCAACGCCGCACCGACAAGGCCGAGCGCGCCGCCAAGTCCATCTCCCGCATCAGCCTCGACGTCGACAAGCTCGCCACCAAG GTGACGGCTCTGGAGGCCATCGTCGGCAAGGGCGGGAGGGTGGTCGACGCCGACGTGGTCACGCTCACGGAGGCGCTGATGAACGAGCTGGTCAAGCtggacgccatcgccgccgagggCGAGGTCAAGGTGCAGAGGCGAATGCAG GAGAAGCGGGTGCAGAAGTACGTGGAGTCGCTGGACGCCATCCGCGCCAAGAACGCGGCGTCGCACAACAAGGCCAGCGGCAACGGCCACGCCAAGCCCCGGGCgccgcacctcccgccgccggtgtcGCAGCGGCGGCAGTtccaggcgccgccgcccgccgcgccaaCGACaacgaagaccgccgccgcgccggcgccgccgcccacggcgaGCTGGGAGTCGTTCGACCTGCTGTCCTCGATGCCGTCCACGTCGTCGTCCACCGTGACgaccaccatggccgccgcgacgaccaccaccaccacctcgccgatCCCGCGGTTCGATTGGGAGCTCTTCTAG